From a region of the Corallococcus macrosporus genome:
- a CDS encoding patatin-like phospholipase family protein has protein sequence MGRRLGWVLLVLVASGALSCHRSTRASRTCVVLSVGGTKGLAHLGALDALVARGVPIDCVVGNSMGAVVGGLYASAPGDNLRQRYRAFFAAYEDETRKTTAARGAVGAAVGLLAVLLSGGALGPAVAAGALGAASGAASVPSLSHERFTHVLERFYGGARVEDLPVPFVTFHQAPLDGGIRLVTVTRGPLSEAVAASAANPLLFEDASLERIDPGADRVSATPVHDACQLFPGARLIAINVTGEPAFYRSDLGCDVREVRVDVAMPPPEAFTGRGPAFEATYDAGHDAVMRARLD, from the coding sequence ATGGGGCGGCGGCTGGGGTGGGTGTTGCTGGTGCTGGTGGCTTCAGGGGCGCTGTCGTGCCACCGGAGCACGCGGGCTTCACGCACCTGCGTGGTGTTGTCGGTGGGCGGCACCAAGGGGCTCGCGCACCTGGGCGCGCTGGATGCGCTGGTGGCCCGGGGCGTCCCCATCGACTGCGTGGTGGGCAACAGCATGGGCGCGGTGGTGGGCGGCCTCTATGCGTCCGCGCCCGGGGACAACCTGCGCCAGCGCTACCGGGCCTTCTTCGCGGCCTATGAAGACGAGACGCGCAAGACGACCGCGGCGCGCGGCGCGGTGGGCGCGGCCGTGGGCCTGCTGGCGGTGCTGCTCTCGGGCGGCGCGCTGGGGCCGGCCGTGGCGGCGGGAGCGCTGGGCGCGGCGAGCGGCGCGGCGTCCGTGCCGAGCTTGAGCCACGAGCGCTTCACCCACGTGCTGGAGCGCTTCTACGGGGGCGCGCGGGTGGAGGACCTGCCCGTGCCCTTCGTCACCTTCCACCAGGCGCCCCTGGACGGCGGCATCCGGCTGGTGACCGTGACGCGCGGCCCGCTGTCGGAGGCCGTCGCCGCGAGCGCCGCCAACCCGCTCCTGTTCGAGGACGCATCGCTGGAGCGCATCGATCCGGGCGCGGACCGCGTGTCCGCCACGCCCGTCCATGACGCGTGTCAGCTGTTCCCGGGCGCAAGGCTCATCGCCATCAACGTCACGGGCGAGCCGGCCTTTTACCGCTCCGACCTGGGCTGCGACGTGCGGGAGGTCCGCGTGGACGTGGCCATGCCCCCGCCAGAGGCCTTCACCGGGAGGGGCCCCGCCTTCGAGGCCACCTACGACGCGGGCCACGACGCGGTGATGCGGGCGCGGCTGGACTGA
- a CDS encoding NRDE family protein, producing the protein MCTVLILRNVHPEWPLVLAANRDELYARPAHGPKVLSESPRVVGGQDVERGGTWMGVTHEGVVVALTNQRGARSLGLAPRSRGEVVLRALQAGSVEAIERYLGTLPAPEFLPFNLLYGDARTLRVAYARPGHAHLLHEDVPPGVHVLPNDSLDNLALPKVRRAHALAEGAAKRPWPELVTGLQAALADHALPPREAATGVLAENDLPADFLQQLQALCIHTEGYGTRSSAIVALGPGRVGHYLATDIAPCQGGWRDVTGLLTAP; encoded by the coding sequence ATGTGCACCGTGCTCATCCTCCGGAATGTCCATCCCGAGTGGCCGCTGGTCCTCGCCGCCAACCGGGATGAGCTGTACGCGCGCCCGGCCCACGGGCCGAAGGTCCTCTCCGAGTCCCCACGCGTGGTGGGCGGCCAGGACGTGGAGCGCGGCGGCACGTGGATGGGGGTCACCCACGAGGGAGTCGTCGTGGCCCTGACGAACCAGCGCGGCGCCCGGAGCCTGGGCCTGGCCCCCCGCTCCCGGGGCGAGGTGGTGCTCCGGGCCCTGCAGGCGGGCTCGGTGGAGGCCATCGAGCGCTACCTCGGCACCCTGCCCGCCCCGGAGTTCCTGCCCTTCAACCTGCTCTACGGGGACGCCCGAACCCTGCGGGTGGCCTACGCGCGGCCCGGCCACGCCCACCTGCTGCACGAGGACGTCCCGCCCGGCGTCCACGTGCTCCCCAACGACAGCCTGGACAACCTGGCGCTGCCCAAGGTGCGGCGGGCGCACGCGCTGGCCGAAGGCGCGGCGAAGCGCCCGTGGCCGGAGCTGGTGACGGGGCTCCAGGCCGCCCTGGCGGACCATGCCCTGCCGCCCCGGGAGGCCGCGACGGGGGTGCTCGCGGAGAACGACCTGCCCGCGGACTTCCTCCAGCAGCTCCAGGCCCTGTGCATCCACACGGAGGGCTACGGGACGCGCTCGTCCGCCATCGTCGCGCTCGGGCCCGGCCGCGTGGGGCACTACCTGGCCACGGACATCGCCCCCTGTCAGGGCGGCTGGCGGGACGTCACCGGCCTGCTCACGGCGCCCTGA
- the metG gene encoding methionine--tRNA ligase, protein MAERILVTSALPYANGAVHLGHAVEYIQTDIYVRFLRSCGQDVVYFCADDTHGTPIEINAAKQGIPPEQFVARFHDEHQRDFRDLDVRFDYFHSTNSPENRHYAELIYGRLKDAGDIDRRDIEQTYCEKDKRFLPDRFIRGTCPNCKSADQYGDACEKCGKTYNPTDLIEPKCALCGTPPVRRNSVHLFFKLSRHADFLQEVLKRPGFIHPGLAAQLQGFFEKGLADWDISRDGPYFGFAIPGETDKFFYVWLDAPIGYIATTEKWAKESGRFPDALAYWGKDAPTRIVHFIGKDIVYFHALFWPAVLNVAGFHIPSEIKVHGHLTVNGEKMSKSRGTMVAARDYLDLLDPSYLRYFYAANLGAGVEDLDLNLKDFRLRVNGELVNNVGNLANRALSLLAGPLEKKLAPGRAEGAGRKLVEDALARVPEVREAFEKLEYRNAIKVITEIASTANAFLQTAAPWALVKKDVEAARADLSDAADVAYLVGALLAPVTPRVSEKLFAQLGAEPLTFQALATAKYPLLDRTRPLGTPEPLLPRLEEERVNAIIKVPAGTPAAEPAKAGGKDKKTEKKPVEAKTPEAAPTTQASPGAGAAEGAPAADIEYADFAKVVLKAGRIVAAEKVKNADKLLKLDVDLGEGTPRTIVSGIAEAYPAPEALAGRRVVVVANLKPRKLKGIESRGMLLTAGSGGKDLSLLEPGDVPPGADVK, encoded by the coding sequence ATGGCGGAGAGAATCCTCGTCACCAGCGCCCTTCCGTACGCGAACGGCGCCGTCCACCTCGGCCACGCCGTCGAGTACATCCAGACGGACATCTACGTCCGCTTCCTGCGCTCGTGCGGCCAGGACGTCGTCTACTTCTGCGCGGACGACACCCACGGCACGCCCATTGAAATCAACGCCGCGAAGCAGGGCATCCCGCCGGAGCAGTTCGTCGCGCGCTTCCACGACGAGCACCAGCGCGACTTCCGCGACCTGGACGTCCGCTTCGACTACTTCCACTCCACCAACTCGCCGGAGAACCGCCACTACGCGGAGCTCATCTACGGGCGCTTGAAGGACGCGGGCGACATCGACCGCCGCGACATCGAGCAGACCTACTGCGAGAAGGACAAGCGCTTCCTGCCGGACCGCTTCATCCGCGGCACCTGTCCCAACTGCAAGTCGGCGGATCAGTACGGCGACGCGTGTGAGAAGTGCGGCAAGACGTACAACCCCACGGACCTCATCGAGCCGAAGTGCGCGCTGTGCGGCACTCCGCCGGTGCGCCGCAACTCCGTGCACCTGTTCTTCAAGCTGTCGCGCCACGCGGACTTCCTCCAGGAAGTGCTCAAGCGCCCCGGCTTCATCCACCCCGGCCTCGCCGCCCAGCTCCAGGGCTTCTTCGAGAAGGGCCTGGCGGACTGGGACATCAGCCGTGACGGCCCGTACTTCGGCTTCGCCATTCCGGGTGAGACGGACAAGTTCTTCTACGTCTGGCTGGACGCGCCCATCGGGTACATCGCCACGACAGAGAAGTGGGCCAAGGAGTCCGGCCGCTTCCCGGACGCGCTCGCGTACTGGGGCAAGGACGCGCCCACGCGCATCGTCCACTTCATCGGCAAGGACATCGTCTACTTCCACGCGCTGTTCTGGCCCGCGGTGCTGAACGTCGCGGGGTTCCACATCCCCAGCGAGATCAAGGTCCACGGGCACCTGACGGTGAACGGGGAGAAGATGAGCAAGAGCCGCGGCACCATGGTGGCCGCGCGTGACTACCTGGACCTCCTGGACCCCAGCTACCTGCGCTACTTCTACGCGGCCAACCTGGGCGCGGGCGTGGAGGACCTGGACCTCAACCTCAAGGACTTCCGCCTGCGGGTGAACGGCGAGCTCGTCAACAACGTGGGCAACCTGGCCAACCGCGCGCTGTCGCTCCTGGCCGGGCCGCTGGAGAAGAAGCTCGCGCCGGGCCGCGCGGAAGGGGCGGGGCGCAAGCTGGTGGAGGACGCGCTGGCGCGCGTGCCGGAGGTGCGCGAGGCGTTCGAGAAGCTGGAGTACCGCAACGCCATCAAGGTCATCACGGAGATCGCCTCCACCGCGAACGCGTTCCTGCAGACGGCCGCGCCGTGGGCGCTGGTGAAGAAGGACGTGGAGGCCGCGCGCGCGGACCTGTCGGACGCGGCGGACGTGGCCTACCTGGTGGGCGCGCTGCTGGCGCCGGTGACGCCGCGCGTGTCGGAGAAGCTGTTCGCGCAGCTGGGGGCGGAGCCGCTGACGTTCCAGGCGCTGGCCACCGCGAAGTACCCGCTGCTGGACCGCACCCGTCCGCTGGGCACGCCGGAGCCGCTGCTGCCCCGGCTGGAGGAGGAGCGCGTCAACGCCATCATCAAGGTCCCCGCGGGGACGCCGGCCGCCGAGCCCGCGAAGGCCGGTGGCAAGGACAAGAAGACGGAGAAGAAGCCCGTGGAAGCGAAGACTCCCGAAGCGGCACCCACGACGCAGGCCTCCCCTGGCGCGGGGGCGGCGGAAGGCGCGCCCGCGGCCGACATCGAGTACGCGGACTTCGCCAAGGTGGTGCTGAAGGCGGGGCGCATCGTGGCCGCGGAGAAGGTGAAGAACGCGGACAAGCTGCTCAAGCTGGACGTGGACCTGGGCGAGGGCACGCCGCGCACCATCGTGTCCGGCATCGCGGAGGCGTACCCGGCTCCGGAGGCGCTGGCGGGCCGGCGCGTGGTGGTGGTGGCGAACCTCAAGCCGCGCAAGCTCAAGGGCATCGAGTCGCGCGGCATGCTCCTGACGGCGGGCTCGGGTGGCAAGGACCTGTCCCTGCTGGAGCCGGGCGACGTGCCGCCCGGCGCCGACGTGAAGTAG
- a CDS encoding HEAT repeat domain-containing protein, with protein sequence MADWRAERDRALLTLEREKRPASRAEAADLLFQLASEESAHAEEFADVLVRLLGDAQPEVRRSGVSLASVILPPEQLPDMLLPRLRDEDTRVRLEATGRLADLALPHARGALAGMLEDPTPEVRFEAARGIASLKHPAGLDILVAALDVDTLRFRALGALAELEDARALPAVKRLFGKWLLPAFDKTQAAGVLLKLGDPEGADWLMQRTRKKWSADRALAVELCGELKVPGALERLKDILADAKDPCRGAAARGLGRLGDARALPWLLAVLEDRSAPEDDRLDAADGVWRLGVAEGVERLRAAVPTFASEEARTELEELFRESP encoded by the coding sequence GTGGCGGACTGGCGAGCCGAGCGGGACCGCGCCCTGTTGACCCTGGAGCGTGAGAAGCGTCCGGCGAGCCGGGCGGAGGCGGCGGACCTGCTGTTCCAGCTGGCCTCCGAGGAGTCCGCGCACGCCGAGGAGTTCGCGGACGTGCTGGTGCGCCTGCTCGGGGACGCGCAGCCGGAGGTGCGCCGCTCGGGCGTGAGCCTCGCGTCCGTCATCCTGCCGCCGGAGCAGCTGCCGGACATGCTCCTGCCCCGGCTGCGCGACGAGGACACCCGCGTGCGCCTGGAGGCCACCGGGCGGCTGGCGGACCTGGCGCTGCCGCACGCGCGCGGGGCCCTGGCCGGGATGCTGGAGGACCCGACCCCCGAGGTCCGCTTCGAGGCCGCGCGAGGCATCGCCTCCCTCAAGCACCCGGCGGGCCTGGACATCCTCGTGGCCGCGCTGGACGTGGACACGCTGCGCTTCCGGGCGCTGGGGGCGCTGGCGGAGCTGGAGGACGCGCGCGCGCTGCCGGCGGTGAAGCGCCTCTTCGGCAAGTGGCTGCTCCCCGCGTTCGACAAGACGCAGGCCGCGGGCGTGCTGCTGAAGCTGGGAGACCCGGAGGGCGCGGACTGGCTGATGCAGCGCACGCGCAAGAAGTGGAGCGCGGACCGGGCGCTCGCGGTGGAGCTGTGCGGCGAGCTGAAGGTCCCCGGCGCGCTGGAGCGGCTGAAGGACATCCTCGCGGACGCGAAGGACCCGTGCCGGGGCGCCGCCGCGCGCGGGCTGGGGCGGTTGGGGGATGCCCGGGCGCTGCCCTGGCTGCTCGCCGTGCTGGAGGACCGGAGCGCGCCGGAGGACGACCGGCTGGACGCGGCGGACGGCGTCTGGCGGCTGGGCGTGGCGGAGGGGGTGGAGCGCCTGCGCGCCGCCGTGCCCACCTTCGCCTCGGAAGAGGCACGCACGGAATTGGAAGAGCTGTTTCGGGAGAGCCCATGA
- a CDS encoding TatD family hydrolase — MKLVDAHCHLEPKDYADVAPVLERARAAGLVHAVLVGQFHGPGDWGHALEVAARHPDFLSPTLGIHPHEAARATEADFEMLERTCARPELRAVGEAGLDYYYDHSPREVQATVFRRQCALAKRLAKPLVVHVRDAHDDCEAALAAEEVTNGVIHCFTGDTAAARRYLDRGFYISLSGVVTYKKTEALQEAVRFAPLERLMVETDSPFLAPVPHRGRKNEPAHVLETAKKVAELKGVSLEEVARVTTANAARLFNLTLA; from the coding sequence ATGAAACTGGTTGATGCGCACTGCCACCTGGAGCCGAAGGACTACGCGGACGTGGCGCCGGTGCTGGAGCGCGCCCGCGCGGCGGGGCTGGTGCACGCGGTGCTGGTGGGGCAGTTCCACGGCCCCGGAGACTGGGGCCACGCGCTGGAGGTCGCCGCCCGGCACCCGGACTTCCTGTCGCCCACGCTGGGCATCCACCCGCACGAGGCCGCCCGCGCCACCGAAGCCGACTTCGAGATGCTGGAGCGCACCTGCGCGCGCCCTGAGCTGCGCGCCGTGGGCGAGGCCGGGCTGGACTACTACTACGACCACTCGCCGCGCGAGGTGCAGGCCACCGTCTTCCGGCGGCAGTGCGCGCTCGCGAAGCGCCTGGCCAAGCCGCTGGTGGTGCACGTGCGCGACGCGCATGACGACTGCGAGGCGGCCCTGGCGGCGGAGGAGGTCACGAACGGCGTCATCCACTGCTTCACCGGCGACACGGCCGCGGCCCGCAGGTACCTGGACCGGGGCTTCTACATCTCGCTGTCGGGCGTGGTGACGTACAAGAAGACGGAGGCCCTCCAGGAAGCGGTGCGCTTCGCGCCGCTGGAGCGCCTGATGGTGGAGACGGACAGCCCCTTCCTCGCGCCCGTGCCCCACCGCGGCCGCAAGAACGAGCCCGCGCACGTGCTGGAGACGGCGAAGAAGGTGGCGGAGCTGAAGGGCGTGTCGCTGGAAGAGGTGGCCCGCGTCACCACCGCGAACGCGGCCCGCCTCTTCAACCTCACCCTGGCGTGA
- a CDS encoding HD domain-containing phosphohydrolase produces the protein MAKRLGERLIEAGLVTPGAVEQGLEHQKITGHKLGDCLVELGLLQEAALLRLLANEFQTRFVTADKLAKARIDTKVLDKLPVRLAEAQNVLPLAIDPERKLLSVVAAEPQNKSLLDEIALVTGMSEVYAYIGLRSAISAAIRKHYYGDPTAFTTLLEGPSAGNGPRRPDMPSHTHVGTEPGRSATSVGRSPTSRSMRLETDARMRLRAGSGTNVARVSTQRREPGGPRGLISDTDYVETLSLMVGLLEQDRPRHRGHSAQLARQAGIVGQRMGMPHKELAALSIAAYLHDLGKPPERHYSLASNAANAEWKAQAKACCRAPTKLFETVHLPAQVNTILAQLYEAWDGSGTPQGAKGEDITLGARILAAVDSFLELTKNPGNAHGRVFTKQQALEHLKQHAGVLYDPVVADIVGQLQSGALLVHRLASEGRQVLIAEPDEATRGELLEAVLKQELVAHALSTLDGALDGLARQDCDVLVVSLRLGQQEVMDLLEAVRATPESAGLPIAVVGEPDAQARERLLMAGATAVLSPSDKAEVARSVLSLFQDRVQHNGPGRVVRGSFDELPPKELLRTLGGGKKSGKLQLRHHTLEGSLYLERGRVVHAAFGGHAGEPALQALLKMKQADFVYDPDALLLDMPQLDQDLEALANALTPG, from the coding sequence ATGGCGAAGCGGCTGGGAGAGCGGTTGATTGAGGCCGGCCTCGTGACCCCCGGGGCCGTGGAGCAGGGTCTGGAGCACCAGAAGATCACCGGCCACAAGCTGGGGGACTGTCTGGTGGAGCTGGGCCTGCTCCAGGAGGCCGCGCTGCTGCGGCTCCTGGCCAACGAGTTCCAGACCCGCTTCGTCACCGCGGACAAGCTGGCCAAGGCGCGCATCGACACGAAGGTGCTGGACAAGCTGCCGGTGCGGCTGGCGGAAGCGCAGAACGTGCTCCCGCTGGCCATCGATCCGGAGCGCAAGCTGCTGTCGGTGGTGGCCGCCGAGCCGCAGAACAAGTCACTGCTCGACGAGATTGCCCTCGTCACCGGCATGTCGGAGGTCTACGCGTACATCGGCCTGCGCAGCGCCATCTCCGCGGCCATCCGCAAGCACTACTACGGCGACCCCACGGCGTTCACCACGCTGCTGGAGGGCCCCAGCGCTGGCAACGGCCCCCGCCGTCCGGACATGCCCTCCCACACGCACGTGGGCACGGAGCCGGGGCGCAGCGCCACCTCCGTGGGCAGGAGCCCCACCAGCCGGAGCATGCGGCTGGAGACGGACGCGCGGATGCGGCTGCGCGCCGGCAGCGGCACCAACGTGGCGCGCGTCTCCACGCAGCGGCGCGAACCCGGCGGCCCGCGCGGGCTCATCAGCGACACGGACTACGTGGAGACGCTGAGCCTGATGGTGGGCCTGCTGGAACAGGACCGGCCCCGGCATCGGGGACACTCCGCGCAGCTGGCGCGGCAGGCGGGCATCGTCGGCCAGCGCATGGGCATGCCCCACAAGGAGCTGGCGGCGCTGTCCATCGCCGCGTACCTGCACGACCTGGGCAAGCCGCCGGAGCGGCACTACTCGCTGGCGAGCAACGCGGCCAACGCCGAATGGAAGGCCCAGGCGAAGGCGTGCTGCCGCGCGCCCACGAAGCTCTTCGAAACGGTGCACCTGCCCGCGCAGGTGAACACCATCCTCGCGCAGCTGTACGAGGCCTGGGACGGCTCCGGCACGCCCCAGGGCGCCAAGGGCGAGGACATCACCCTGGGCGCGCGCATCCTGGCGGCGGTGGACAGCTTCCTGGAGCTGACCAAGAACCCGGGCAACGCGCACGGCCGCGTCTTCACGAAGCAGCAGGCGCTGGAGCACCTCAAGCAGCACGCGGGCGTGCTCTACGACCCGGTGGTGGCGGACATCGTCGGTCAGCTCCAGAGCGGGGCGCTGCTGGTGCACCGGCTGGCCAGCGAGGGCCGGCAGGTGCTCATCGCGGAGCCGGACGAGGCCACGCGCGGCGAGCTGCTGGAGGCGGTGCTCAAGCAGGAGCTGGTGGCGCACGCGCTGTCCACGCTGGACGGCGCGCTGGACGGCCTGGCGCGGCAGGACTGCGACGTGCTGGTGGTGAGTCTGCGGCTGGGCCAGCAGGAGGTGATGGACCTGCTGGAGGCCGTGCGCGCCACGCCGGAGAGCGCGGGCCTGCCCATCGCCGTCGTCGGCGAGCCGGATGCCCAGGCGCGCGAGCGGCTGCTCATGGCGGGCGCGACGGCGGTGCTGTCCCCCAGCGACAAGGCGGAGGTGGCCCGCTCGGTGCTGTCCCTCTTCCAGGACCGCGTGCAGCACAACGGCCCGGGCCGGGTGGTGCGCGGCAGCTTCGACGAGCTGCCCCCGAAGGAGCTGTTGCGCACGCTGGGTGGCGGCAAGAAGAGCGGGAAGCTCCAGCTGCGGCACCACACGCTGGAGGGCTCGCTGTACCTGGAGCGCGGGCGCGTGGTGCACGCGGCGTTCGGCGGCCACGCGGGAGAGCCCGCGCTGCAGGCCCTGCTGAAGATGAAGCAGGCGGACTTCGTCTACGACCCGGACGCGCTGCTCCTGGACATGCCGCAGCTGGACCAGGACCTGGAGGCCCTGGCCAACGCGCTCACGCCAGGGTGA
- a CDS encoding OB-fold nucleic acid binding domain-containing protein has product MTTENESQAATTSTPEASVETVRKVYAADLREKDRVNTVFRVTKKEKVNARSGKVFLSLSLADKSGTVDARVFDKVDALEPVFQNGDYVLVQGSVIVFHGRTQVVVEAVERLDPEPLDPKEFEPPPAPPAEAKANESKSGDGKPAAEAKSNESKAGEAKSGDAKSGDGKPERNEGGGGPRAVGQIRELITERVNDPFVKQLLLAFLDDAQVSTALPVAPAAKGVHHAWRGGLAEHVLSVMRLTLRVSDHYPMADRDLLLAGAFLHDVMKGGDGASDKGFDTSDEGRLVGHAVLAAQKIREKTLGIPGFPPLLEQHLTHLAISQQGASGAPGAKVPVTLEAQIVDTLSSLDARISAWVEAMQRDPNERWTDHLRAYDRSLWKGFVPTGRGRAPVEGGRRKHREEKRKARADKGPPAQSGEGSSAPATQEARPERPPRPPREPRAERPPREDRPPREDRGPREERPPRPPREDRPPRDPKSLPGELTFKPFSALAPSAPAKSGGEGGGSSEG; this is encoded by the coding sequence ATGACAACCGAAAACGAGTCCCAGGCCGCGACCACTTCCACCCCGGAGGCTTCCGTCGAGACCGTCCGCAAGGTGTACGCGGCGGACCTGCGCGAGAAGGACCGCGTCAACACCGTCTTCCGCGTCACCAAGAAGGAGAAGGTGAACGCGCGCAGCGGCAAGGTGTTCCTGTCGCTGTCCCTGGCCGACAAGAGCGGCACGGTGGACGCGCGCGTGTTCGACAAGGTGGACGCGCTCGAACCCGTCTTCCAGAACGGTGACTACGTCCTCGTGCAGGGCAGCGTCATCGTCTTCCACGGCCGCACCCAGGTCGTCGTGGAGGCCGTGGAGCGGCTGGATCCGGAACCGCTCGACCCCAAGGAGTTCGAGCCGCCCCCCGCCCCGCCCGCCGAGGCGAAGGCCAACGAGTCCAAGTCCGGCGACGGCAAGCCCGCGGCCGAGGCGAAGTCCAACGAGTCCAAGGCTGGCGAAGCGAAGTCCGGCGACGCGAAGTCCGGCGACGGCAAGCCCGAGCGCAACGAGGGCGGCGGTGGACCGCGCGCGGTGGGGCAGATCCGCGAGCTCATCACCGAGCGCGTCAACGACCCGTTCGTGAAGCAGCTGTTGCTCGCCTTCCTGGACGACGCGCAGGTGTCCACGGCGCTGCCGGTGGCCCCCGCGGCCAAGGGCGTGCACCACGCGTGGCGCGGCGGTCTGGCCGAGCACGTCCTGTCGGTGATGCGCCTGACGCTGCGCGTGTCGGACCACTACCCCATGGCGGACCGTGACCTGCTGCTGGCCGGCGCGTTCCTGCACGACGTGATGAAGGGCGGCGACGGCGCGTCCGACAAGGGCTTCGACACCTCCGACGAGGGCCGGCTGGTGGGCCACGCGGTGCTGGCGGCGCAGAAGATCCGCGAGAAGACCCTGGGCATCCCGGGCTTCCCGCCGCTCCTGGAGCAGCACCTGACGCACCTGGCGATCTCCCAGCAGGGCGCGTCCGGCGCTCCCGGCGCGAAGGTGCCGGTGACGCTGGAGGCGCAGATCGTCGACACGCTCAGCTCGCTCGACGCGCGCATCTCCGCGTGGGTGGAGGCCATGCAGCGCGATCCGAACGAGCGCTGGACGGATCACCTGCGCGCGTACGACCGCTCGCTCTGGAAGGGCTTCGTGCCCACCGGCCGCGGCCGGGCCCCGGTGGAGGGCGGCCGTCGCAAGCACCGCGAGGAGAAGCGCAAGGCGCGCGCCGACAAGGGCCCGCCCGCGCAGTCCGGCGAGGGCTCTTCCGCCCCCGCCACCCAGGAGGCCCGTCCGGAGCGTCCGCCGCGGCCCCCGCGCGAGCCCCGCGCCGAGCGTCCGCCGCGCGAGGACCGTCCGCCCCGCGAGGACCGCGGCCCCCGCGAGGAGCGCCCGCCGCGTCCGCCGCGCGAGGACCGTCCGCCGCGCGACCCCAAGAGCCTGCCCGGCGAGCTGACCTTCAAGCCGTTCAGCGCGCTGGCGCCGTCCGCGCCCGCGAAGTCCGGTGGTGAGGGTGGTGGCTCCTCGGAGGGCTGA
- a CDS encoding class I SAM-dependent rRNA methyltransferase — translation MLSTYLSREAARKLRHGAPWLRREDIVSIEGEPQPGTPMQLKDEDGQLLGLGDVDLQASYAVRRLGLPDESVEGLIPRHVRHAFERRGRLVDDPRFCRIVNDDGDGLPGLIVDRYDQHFVVQTLTRSMDARQEEITRTLGEVTGAASVLLRNDTLRRKALGLPAQRPHVMYGTPPRWCRLLEMGARFTVDLTYGKGTGYGYDHRELRRFLGRTGNGDRVLDVACNVGGLFVHAGRHGAKQILAFDGNADAADLARENAEANGLLGRVTVEQGEPLAVLRALKDTFDLVLLDTVGVASEEDFIEQVRLGLRRTRHGGRLLVVGYHPPLGLGSFTECVATACEQEARIAFRLVRMGLPPDHPAPVGSPGAEYLEAVALEVS, via the coding sequence TTGCTCAGCACCTACCTGTCCCGAGAAGCCGCTCGCAAGCTTCGCCATGGCGCGCCCTGGCTGCGCCGCGAGGACATCGTCTCCATCGAGGGTGAGCCGCAGCCGGGCACGCCCATGCAGCTCAAGGACGAGGACGGGCAGCTGTTGGGCCTGGGGGACGTGGACCTCCAGGCCTCCTACGCCGTGCGCCGCCTGGGCCTGCCGGACGAGTCCGTCGAAGGGCTCATCCCCCGCCACGTGCGCCACGCCTTCGAGCGGCGCGGCCGGCTGGTGGACGACCCGCGCTTCTGCCGCATCGTCAACGACGACGGGGACGGGCTGCCGGGCCTCATCGTGGACCGGTATGATCAGCACTTCGTCGTCCAGACGCTGACCCGCTCCATGGACGCGCGGCAGGAGGAGATCACCCGCACGCTGGGAGAGGTGACCGGGGCGGCCTCCGTGCTGCTGCGCAACGACACGCTCCGGCGCAAGGCCCTGGGCCTGCCCGCGCAGCGCCCGCACGTGATGTACGGCACGCCGCCGCGCTGGTGCCGCCTGCTGGAGATGGGCGCGCGCTTCACCGTGGACCTCACCTACGGCAAGGGCACGGGCTACGGGTACGACCACCGCGAGCTGCGCCGCTTCCTGGGGCGCACCGGCAACGGGGACCGCGTGCTGGACGTGGCGTGCAACGTGGGCGGCCTCTTCGTCCACGCGGGGCGCCACGGGGCGAAGCAGATATTGGCCTTCGACGGCAACGCGGACGCGGCGGACCTGGCGCGCGAGAACGCGGAGGCCAACGGTCTGCTCGGCCGGGTGACGGTGGAACAGGGCGAGCCGCTGGCCGTGCTCCGGGCCCTCAAGGACACCTTCGACCTGGTGCTGCTGGACACGGTGGGCGTGGCCTCCGAGGAGGACTTCATCGAACAGGTGCGCCTGGGCCTGAGGCGCACCCGCCATGGGGGGCGGCTCCTGGTGGTCGGTTATCACCCACCGCTGGGGCTGGGTTCGTTCACGGAGTGCGTGGCCACGGCCTGCGAGCAGGAGGCGCGCATCGCATTCCGGCTGGTACGGATGGGATTGCCTCCGGACCACCCGGCGCCGGTCGGCTCCCCGGGGGCCGAGTACCTGGAGGCGGTGGCGCTGGAGGTGAGCTGA